Proteins co-encoded in one Jeotgalibacillus malaysiensis genomic window:
- a CDS encoding ATPase, whose product MQDILNTQKETYKAWVTQNLGEKTGMWYTPYLEKLGHFLEKFGLESGYKENFFNYQSYAEFKNVYQEITEQSDEDIEKLVTGGGTPRYPQQFGTTRIQFRYKYAKDEYERGVRSKPDNIGGIPDWGVLMRSYLIFLYYQENPTLIYPKKKIVSDEVEIDSSINYWVISPAEYSRLWSLFHDENMIALGWDYLGDLKDYDSKEDVARKITEQRVDGIRPVNDTKAVWDFYREIGIGDVVYVKEGIKKVLARGIVTGDYYFDDEASEFKHRRKVDWLQIGKWELHQSLPQKTLTCLNPYPNVIQEIDQVINEDFIDHKTAEVNEFRNWLSNQVTDTGANLTEKTIKQKISALKDIEHHFEASIFGETDIEELKQLKDVVVSDEAYHKYKGVAGSSIDYYIRYAESKPTVQTNPPFTVEDFLSEVFIEKKELVRLISLLENKKNLILKGAPGVGKTYIAKRLAYAMMEEIDDTRVQMVQFHQSYSYEDFIEGFRPKAEGEGFELKQGPFVKFARKAARDPERSYFFIIDEINRGNMSKIFGELMMLIEADKRDDQINLLYSNDKFSVPPNLYIIGMMNTADRSLALLDYALRRRFSFFEIKPAFQNDTFHSYVNEMDNPEALTRVVDEIKSLNNQITEELGTGFQIGHSYFVGDAYKVDTANRLEEVIEYEIIPQLFEYWFDNEQKANDWAERLRGCYDGEK is encoded by the coding sequence ATGCAGGATATTTTGAACACTCAAAAAGAAACGTATAAAGCGTGGGTTACACAAAATTTAGGTGAAAAGACAGGCATGTGGTATACACCATATCTTGAAAAGCTTGGACATTTTTTAGAGAAATTTGGATTAGAGAGCGGTTATAAAGAAAATTTTTTCAATTATCAATCATATGCAGAGTTTAAAAACGTTTATCAAGAAATAACTGAACAAAGTGATGAGGATATTGAGAAGTTGGTAACTGGAGGAGGTACACCACGATACCCCCAACAGTTTGGTACGACAAGAATTCAATTTAGATATAAGTATGCGAAGGATGAATATGAGCGAGGTGTAAGAAGTAAGCCTGATAATATAGGCGGGATACCTGACTGGGGAGTCTTGATGCGATCTTATTTAATCTTTTTATATTACCAGGAGAACCCTACGTTAATTTATCCTAAGAAAAAAATTGTCAGCGATGAAGTTGAAATTGATAGCAGTATCAATTATTGGGTGATTTCACCAGCCGAGTATTCGAGGTTATGGTCTCTATTCCACGACGAAAATATGATCGCACTTGGTTGGGACTATTTGGGGGATTTAAAAGACTATGATTCAAAGGAAGATGTTGCACGTAAAATAACTGAACAAAGAGTGGATGGGATACGCCCTGTTAATGATACAAAGGCTGTATGGGATTTCTACCGTGAAATCGGAATTGGTGATGTTGTCTATGTAAAAGAAGGAATCAAGAAAGTACTAGCACGTGGAATTGTTACGGGAGATTACTATTTTGATGATGAAGCGTCAGAGTTTAAACATAGAAGAAAAGTGGACTGGCTTCAAATTGGAAAGTGGGAGCTCCATCAAAGTTTACCTCAAAAAACGTTAACATGCCTAAACCCTTATCCGAATGTTATTCAGGAGATCGATCAAGTAATCAATGAGGATTTTATTGACCACAAAACTGCTGAAGTAAATGAATTCCGAAATTGGTTATCTAATCAGGTTACTGACACAGGAGCTAACTTGACTGAAAAGACAATTAAACAAAAAATAAGTGCGTTAAAGGACATAGAGCATCATTTTGAGGCTTCAATTTTTGGTGAAACAGATATTGAGGAATTAAAACAATTAAAAGATGTCGTTGTATCTGATGAAGCATATCATAAATATAAAGGCGTTGCGGGCAGTTCAATTGACTACTATATTCGTTATGCGGAATCTAAGCCTACTGTTCAGACAAACCCACCTTTTACAGTTGAGGATTTTCTTTCAGAAGTTTTTATCGAAAAGAAGGAGCTTGTTCGTCTGATATCTTTGCTTGAAAATAAAAAGAATCTTATTCTGAAAGGCGCACCTGGAGTAGGTAAAACATATATTGCTAAGCGTTTGGCATATGCAATGATGGAAGAAATAGATGACACGCGTGTCCAAATGGTTCAGTTCCACCAAAGCTATAGTTATGAGGATTTCATTGAGGGCTTCCGTCCAAAAGCTGAGGGAGAAGGATTTGAACTGAAACAAGGTCCGTTTGTGAAGTTTGCCAGAAAAGCTGCACGAGATCCGGAACGATCGTACTTCTTTATTATTGATGAAATTAATCGCGGGAATATGAGTAAGATATTTGGAGAGTTAATGATGCTGATTGAGGCTGATAAGAGAGACGATCAAATCAATCTTCTTTACTCAAATGATAAATTTTCTGTACCTCCGAATCTATACATCATTGGCATGATGAATACGGCAGATAGAAGCCTTGCTTTATTAGATTATGCACTTAGAAGAAGGTTTTCATTTTTTGAAATTAAACCAGCTTTTCAAAATGATACATTTCATTCATACGTAAACGAAATGGATAATCCAGAGGCTTTGACTCGTGTCGTTGATGAAATTAAAAGCTTAAACAATCAAATTACGGAAGAGCTGGGGACAGGCTTTCAGATTGGTCACAGCTACTTTGTTGGTGATGCTTATAAAGTAGATACTGCGAATCGCTTAGAGGAAGTAATCGAGTATGAAATTATTCCACAGCTATTTGAGTATTGGTTTGATAATGAACAAAAAGCAAACGATTGGGCTGAACGACTAAGAGGCTGTTACGATGGAGAGAAATAG
- a CDS encoding type I restriction system specificity protein encodes MQKKNDYFEYAKILSNQYSTFLSNDTVEQKILKTFHGRIPTDKFNSDLTPREFINEFLLLHYPNETSIKSTFINNVLFKTINHVSIFELNVGNSRLDLCKINGSSTAFEIKTDLDTPKRLRQQMKDYFQVFEKVYLICSVNNLNSMLHFVPKECGIYTYHITKTGKYVFKKHRPATKSNILSPIAQLSVLTKKDLNAFFECPNLETKDAMIDLIITNKTEKEINKIFKLCLKNKFYYKWNFLVENSSDILEIDYQWFFKNSLSPEIVYL; translated from the coding sequence ATGCAAAAGAAAAATGATTATTTTGAATATGCTAAAATATTATCGAACCAATATTCTACATTTCTTAGTAACGATACTGTCGAACAGAAAATCCTTAAAACATTTCATGGACGAATACCTACTGATAAATTCAATAGTGATTTAACACCAAGAGAATTCATAAATGAGTTTCTCTTACTTCATTATCCTAATGAAACCTCTATAAAATCGACGTTTATAAATAATGTTCTCTTTAAAACAATTAACCACGTGTCTATTTTTGAGCTAAATGTAGGAAATAGCAGACTTGATTTATGCAAAATAAACGGTAGTAGTACAGCTTTTGAAATCAAAACTGATTTGGACACACCAAAAAGGTTAAGGCAACAAATGAAAGATTATTTCCAAGTATTTGAAAAGGTATACCTAATATGTTCAGTCAATAATCTTAACAGTATGTTGCACTTTGTTCCGAAGGAATGTGGAATTTACACCTATCACATTACAAAAACTGGTAAGTATGTTTTTAAAAAACACCGTCCTGCAACTAAGTCAAATATTCTTTCTCCAATTGCTCAATTGTCAGTCTTAACAAAAAAAGATTTGAATGCATTCTTTGAATGTCCAAATCTTGAAACAAAAGACGCTATGATTGATTTAATCATTACTAACAAAACAGAAAAAGAAATTAACAAAATCTTTAAGCTTTGCTTAAAAAACAAGTTTTATTACAAGTGGAATTTTTTAGTAGAGAATAGCTCTGATATTCTTGAAATAGACTATCAATGGTTTTTTAAAAATTCGTTATCTCCTGAAATAGTATATCTTTAA
- a CDS encoding type I restriction-modification system methyltransferase subunit like protein → MYIPIMKNRDEELRVIRDMNGYFNESIIPLIEIIRDEHTPQYKVDDVTGGYVYELKLGNKNKTRAKLPPTENDIITLNNIQERLKGKKAFVDFFRFSENEYANKAFKGIELSFRLSRDYNYYKQRMLQIGSFNDLIPVISIKKDLIISEHDLTKLINELRRENPSIAIRITDNYLEDYIELLEEHLTQRDYLMLDIRDQHVDSKFIELEEFEDLETNAKKILLNSPRSRDFKNGDYENLVFTEKIDNKVAKIYTDYELDGFGDFGGLKDNLPVDGGGNGLGAALGLIYSKEENAFFSIVNYDTNIGMRGFEYVRSEVLNRLPLLDSEDDCIAISRIKNMEGKFGNWATWSNLTLTRYIQQQAKK, encoded by the coding sequence ATGTATATACCAATTATGAAAAATCGTGATGAAGAATTAAGAGTTATTAGAGACATGAACGGATATTTTAATGAATCAATAATCCCTTTGATAGAAATCATAAGAGATGAGCATACCCCCCAATACAAAGTTGATGATGTGACTGGTGGGTATGTGTATGAATTAAAATTAGGTAATAAAAATAAAACTAGAGCTAAATTACCTCCAACGGAAAATGATATTATTACATTAAATAACATTCAAGAACGTCTTAAGGGTAAAAAAGCATTTGTTGACTTCTTTAGATTTAGTGAAAATGAATATGCCAATAAAGCTTTTAAAGGAATTGAATTATCATTCAGGTTGAGTAGGGACTATAATTACTATAAACAAAGAATGTTACAAATAGGAAGTTTTAATGATTTAATTCCAGTTATATCTATTAAAAAAGATTTAATAATAAGTGAACATGATTTAACTAAACTAATAAATGAACTGAGAAGAGAAAATCCTTCTATTGCAATTAGAATAACTGACAATTATTTAGAAGATTATATAGAATTATTAGAGGAGCATTTGACTCAAAGGGATTATCTCATGTTAGACATTAGAGACCAACATGTTGATTCTAAGTTTATAGAATTAGAAGAGTTTGAGGATTTGGAGACGAATGCAAAAAAAATACTCCTCAATTCTCCAAGATCTCGAGACTTTAAAAACGGCGATTATGAAAATTTAGTATTCACGGAAAAAATAGATAATAAAGTAGCAAAAATATATACAGATTATGAATTAGATGGCTTTGGAGACTTTGGAGGGTTGAAAGACAATTTACCAGTAGATGGTGGTGGTAATGGACTGGGAGCAGCATTAGGGCTGATATATTCAAAAGAAGAAAATGCTTTTTTTTCAATTGTAAACTATGATACAAATATTGGAATGCGAGGGTTTGAGTATGTTAGAAGTGAAGTACTCAATAGATTACCTCTTCTAGATAGCGAAGATGACTGTATAGCCATTTCAAGAATTAAAAATATGGAGGGGAAATTTGGTAATTGGGCTACATGGAGTAATCTTACATTAACTAGGTATATTCAACAGCAAGCCAAAAAATAG
- a CDS encoding type I deoxyribonuclease HsdR: MGRLMESDFEETTIERLTGLNYTYLHGQELFQRGERARVQEVVIKGRLEAFLIDAYPMIPTNEISRLVNLFILNEGFGWEERNFVFHQKCVKGIEFIFEDKGEVKVQHVYPIDWTTPKNNDFLVVNQLSIEGRMSRRPDIIVYVNGLPLILFELKNPNKENATVYDAYTQIRNYTHDISQLFEYNAFTVISDGIETKHGMPSAPYDFFASWKTIDGVNVDNNVVNTMRTLIQGLFEKERLLNYIRNFIVYLDKGDSKVKIGAKYHQFFGVNFAVEETIRATRPNGDHKIGVMYHTTGSGKSISMLFYSAILSRHKDLDNPTVVVQVDRNDLDEQLHDTFSEGRSLIGHIHHAKKADQLREILRGEGGQIVFSTIEKFRLKEGEAKHPVLSERRNIIVISDEAHRTQSGFDGGYAAQLRFALPNASFVGFTGTPVKLLGNNTEEIFGHVIHRYDMAQAVQDKAVLPLYYESRMIPLDYDGADIDEEFTDLVNEVGLGDEESRSYKLKWAALEKVVGTPKRLQRLSKSILDHFNKAADPYQKGMIVCMSRQVAVRLYDELKKHDDCPEVEIIMTGDVSKDPDSWRKINPGSKYSHIKTKEEQEEVKGRLKKTDDSLKLVIVVSMWLTGFDAPNLSFLYVDKPMKGHNLIQAIARVNRVFPGKEGGLIVDFIGIATSLKEATNLYTGDNATNNMDIDVDQAISVFNSKLEEVRKYFGDIKHRDDWRSLSKVSRDDLIADLVNDQLNGDPEAFVEDCVKLEKAYKLVKHIDRVIPYSDEVTLYQMVRIQVRKYLSAQNTDFKSNRTVEERLNMLIDQHLESKEPVDIYKVAGIEKPDISILDEDFLKDMQEKKDHEDLRLKLLKKLLEDHIQVNFKRNSPKEKQMRELLEKTLKDYHNRIIQAADVVRMMADMKNQVDDEADFRKDLGLSDEEVEFYKAITSLKMEAFDNKFLADLIHKVVKELKKNLSQDWTSEHRKNIYAKVNMAVKKVLINEGIKGQQLIFITKAIMEEAKEQYKDWPQNA, encoded by the coding sequence ATGGGGCGATTAATGGAATCGGATTTTGAAGAAACAACGATAGAGCGATTGACGGGGCTCAACTATACTTACCTACATGGACAGGAACTTTTTCAACGGGGTGAACGTGCACGAGTACAGGAAGTTGTTATTAAAGGAAGACTTGAAGCATTCTTAATTGATGCATATCCTATGATACCTACAAATGAAATTAGTCGATTGGTAAATTTGTTTATTTTAAATGAGGGTTTTGGCTGGGAGGAGCGTAATTTTGTTTTTCACCAAAAGTGCGTAAAGGGTATTGAGTTTATTTTCGAGGATAAAGGTGAAGTAAAAGTTCAACACGTCTATCCCATTGACTGGACTACCCCTAAAAATAATGATTTTTTAGTGGTTAATCAATTATCAATTGAAGGACGTATGTCCCGCCGCCCAGACATCATTGTTTATGTAAACGGACTTCCGCTTATTTTGTTTGAACTGAAAAATCCAAACAAAGAAAATGCAACAGTCTATGATGCATATACTCAAATCCGTAATTACACCCATGATATCTCTCAACTATTTGAATACAATGCATTCACGGTTATCTCAGATGGCATCGAAACGAAGCACGGGATGCCATCTGCTCCTTATGATTTCTTTGCTTCTTGGAAAACAATAGATGGTGTTAACGTAGACAATAATGTGGTCAACACCATGCGTACGTTAATTCAAGGTTTGTTTGAAAAGGAAAGATTATTAAATTACATACGCAATTTTATCGTTTATCTGGATAAAGGGGATTCCAAAGTTAAGATCGGTGCAAAGTATCACCAGTTTTTTGGTGTGAATTTTGCAGTTGAAGAAACCATACGAGCGACCCGCCCGAACGGTGATCACAAAATTGGTGTGATGTACCATACCACAGGCTCTGGTAAGAGTATCAGTATGTTATTTTATTCAGCAATTTTGTCTAGACATAAGGATTTGGACAATCCCACCGTTGTAGTGCAGGTGGATCGTAATGATTTAGATGAGCAACTCCACGACACTTTTTCAGAAGGCCGGAGTTTAATTGGACATATTCATCATGCGAAAAAAGCAGACCAATTACGAGAAATCCTTAGAGGTGAAGGCGGACAGATTGTCTTTTCAACGATTGAAAAATTCCGTTTGAAAGAAGGCGAAGCTAAACACCCCGTGTTATCGGAACGAAGGAACATTATCGTAATTTCAGATGAGGCACACCGCACACAAAGTGGATTTGATGGAGGATATGCAGCTCAATTACGTTTTGCTTTACCGAATGCTTCATTTGTTGGCTTTACTGGAACGCCAGTCAAGTTACTTGGTAATAATACAGAAGAAATATTTGGCCATGTCATTCACCGTTATGATATGGCACAGGCCGTACAAGATAAAGCAGTATTACCACTATATTATGAAAGTCGTATGATCCCATTAGACTATGATGGTGCAGATATAGATGAAGAATTTACTGATCTGGTCAACGAGGTTGGGCTTGGTGATGAGGAGTCACGATCCTACAAATTGAAATGGGCAGCTTTAGAGAAAGTTGTTGGAACACCGAAACGCCTCCAAAGACTTTCTAAAAGTATTCTAGATCATTTTAATAAAGCCGCAGATCCATATCAAAAGGGCATGATCGTTTGTATGAGTCGTCAGGTTGCCGTTCGCTTGTACGATGAATTAAAGAAACATGATGACTGTCCAGAAGTAGAGATTATCATGACTGGAGATGTATCAAAAGACCCTGACTCATGGCGAAAGATAAATCCTGGTAGTAAGTACTCCCACATTAAAACGAAAGAAGAACAAGAGGAAGTTAAAGGACGTTTAAAGAAAACTGATGATTCTCTCAAATTAGTTATTGTCGTTTCAATGTGGCTTACTGGGTTTGATGCACCAAATCTATCATTCTTGTATGTTGATAAACCTATGAAAGGCCATAACCTTATACAAGCAATTGCACGTGTTAACCGAGTTTTCCCTGGTAAAGAAGGTGGACTGATTGTTGACTTTATTGGTATTGCAACATCACTCAAAGAAGCAACCAACCTCTATACGGGCGATAATGCAACAAATAACATGGACATAGATGTCGACCAAGCAATTAGCGTCTTTAATAGCAAATTAGAAGAAGTGCGTAAGTATTTTGGTGATATTAAACATCGGGATGATTGGCGTTCTCTATCAAAAGTCAGTCGTGATGATTTAATTGCGGATCTTGTTAATGATCAATTAAACGGAGATCCGGAAGCCTTTGTTGAGGATTGCGTAAAACTAGAGAAGGCATATAAGTTGGTCAAACATATCGATAGAGTAATTCCTTATTCGGATGAAGTTACTCTATATCAAATGGTTCGTATTCAAGTGAGAAAATATCTCTCAGCGCAAAATACTGATTTTAAATCAAACCGGACTGTTGAAGAACGACTAAATATGTTGATTGACCAACACTTAGAATCGAAAGAACCGGTTGATATATATAAGGTCGCAGGTATTGAGAAGCCCGACATCAGTATTCTTGATGAAGATTTTCTAAAAGATATGCAAGAGAAAAAAGACCATGAAGATCTTCGTCTTAAACTACTAAAAAAACTACTAGAAGACCATATTCAAGTCAATTTCAAACGGAATAGCCCTAAAGAAAAGCAAATGCGTGAACTACTTGAGAAAACCCTAAAAGATTACCATAACCGCATTATACAAGCAGCAGATGTTGTACGAATGATGGCTGACATGAAAAACCAAGTCGATGACGAAGCAGACTTTCGTAAGGATCTTGGACTATCTGATGAAGAAGTTGAATTCTATAAAGCCATTACATCACTAAAAATGGAAGCCTTTGATAATAAGTTTTTAGCGGACCTCATTCATAAAGTAGTGAAAGAATTGAAAAAGAACTTAAGTCAGGACTGGACTAGCGAACACCGGAAGAATATCTATGCCAAGGTAAACATGGCAGTTAAGAAAGTTTTAATAAACGAGGGAATTAAAGGACAGCAACTAATATTTATTACAAAAGCTATTATGGAAGAAGCGAAAGAGCAGTATAAAGATTGGCCACAAAACGCTTAA
- a CDS encoding putative type I restriction enzyme HindVIIP M protein, which produces MVAKADINFQKDLFDAATNMRGSVAPADYKHYVLPLIFLRYLSNRYDMRKDEIDNLVKDPKSDWYASDEETKQIIKEDPDMYMSENVYVVSEESRWSYILKNAKQPNIKEILDNAMKRLEEENPDLEGMLPRIFQGSNLPAENVSGLIEIFSRDIFSVNDERSVDVLGRVYEYFISEFASTEGQRGGEFYTPYSVVSLLVRMLEPIKGTVFDPACGSGGMFIQSEEYSPRRHGLSFYGQENVTTTARLGKMNVLLHGLNADMRLGNSLLDDKFPDLKADYVIANPPFNQDGWGAERISSDDPRLIGPVTNSNANYMWMQHFFHHLNDTGSAGYVMANGAMTTNQRGEKPVREWFVDNGYIDCIVALPEKLFLSTGIPCCLFFLSKNRDGKGEYQERKNEILFIDARQKGSLVSRKQKALSEEEIEEIANVYHNFKLDRKKVEDVAGFCKVASINEVKENDYKLTPGIYVGTEEVEDDGIPFEEKMEELRTKLLKQFEESIRLQEKIKKDLEEIT; this is translated from the coding sequence ATGGTAGCAAAAGCAGATATAAATTTTCAAAAAGACTTGTTCGATGCAGCTACAAATATGCGTGGAAGTGTTGCACCGGCTGACTATAAACATTACGTTTTACCACTAATTTTTTTACGTTACTTATCAAATCGTTACGACATGCGTAAAGATGAGATAGACAATTTGGTTAAGGATCCTAAAAGTGACTGGTATGCATCTGATGAAGAAACTAAACAGATAATTAAAGAAGACCCAGACATGTATATGTCTGAAAATGTGTATGTTGTTTCAGAGGAGTCGCGTTGGTCTTACATATTAAAGAACGCCAAACAACCAAACATAAAAGAAATCCTTGATAATGCTATGAAACGTCTTGAGGAAGAAAACCCTGACTTAGAGGGAATGTTACCTAGAATCTTTCAAGGGAGTAATTTACCCGCTGAAAACGTATCGGGTTTAATAGAAATTTTTTCTCGAGATATATTTAGCGTTAATGATGAGCGAAGTGTTGATGTATTAGGACGTGTTTATGAGTACTTTATTTCTGAATTTGCGTCAACAGAAGGACAGCGTGGGGGAGAGTTCTACACTCCTTATTCTGTAGTAAGTTTACTTGTTCGAATGTTAGAGCCAATCAAGGGAACTGTTTTTGACCCAGCATGTGGTTCAGGCGGTATGTTCATTCAATCTGAAGAATACTCTCCACGTCGTCATGGACTCTCCTTTTATGGGCAGGAGAATGTAACAACTACAGCGCGATTAGGAAAAATGAACGTGTTACTCCACGGACTTAATGCCGATATGCGTCTTGGAAACTCTTTATTGGATGACAAGTTTCCTGATTTAAAAGCAGATTATGTGATTGCAAATCCACCTTTTAATCAAGATGGCTGGGGAGCGGAGCGAATTTCAAGTGATGATCCACGTCTAATCGGTCCAGTGACAAATTCAAATGCGAACTATATGTGGATGCAACATTTCTTTCATCATTTAAATGACACAGGTTCTGCAGGATATGTAATGGCAAATGGAGCTATGACAACTAACCAAAGAGGTGAAAAACCTGTTCGTGAATGGTTTGTTGATAATGGCTATATTGATTGTATTGTGGCATTACCTGAAAAATTATTCTTGTCTACAGGGATTCCATGTTGCTTATTCTTTTTAAGCAAAAATCGGGATGGAAAAGGCGAATATCAGGAACGTAAAAATGAAATTCTGTTTATTGATGCTAGACAAAAAGGGTCCTTAGTAAGTCGAAAACAAAAGGCACTATCGGAAGAGGAAATTGAGGAAATTGCTAATGTGTATCACAACTTTAAGTTAGATAGGAAAAAAGTAGAAGATGTGGCAGGGTTCTGTAAAGTTGCTTCTATAAATGAAGTAAAAGAAAATGACTATAAGTTAACACCAGGAATTTATGTTGGAACAGAAGAAGTTGAAGATGATGGAATACCTTTTGAGGAGAAAATGGAAGAGTTGAGAACTAAATTACTTAAACAATTTGAAGAATCTATCCGCCTCCAAGAAAAAATCAAGAAGGATTTGGAGGAGATAACGTGA
- a CDS encoding 50S rRNA methyltransferase encodes MKIQIITVGKLKEKYLKQGIAEYTKRLGAYCNIEEIEVPDEKAPENLSEADMQIVKQKEGERILSKIGPDTHVITLEINGKQLTSEQLAKEIDKLATYGKSKIAFVIGGSLGLSDEVLKRSDFGLSFSKMTFPHQLMKLVLVEQVYRSFRINRGEPYHK; translated from the coding sequence ATGAAAATACAAATCATCACAGTCGGCAAACTCAAAGAAAAATACCTCAAACAGGGCATCGCCGAATACACCAAACGCCTCGGCGCCTACTGCAACATCGAAGAAATCGAAGTCCCAGATGAAAAAGCACCAGAGAACCTTAGCGAAGCCGACATGCAAATCGTCAAACAAAAAGAAGGCGAGCGCATACTTTCTAAAATTGGACCGGATACCCACGTCATCACACTCGAAATTAACGGCAAACAGCTCACATCAGAGCAGCTGGCAAAGGAAATTGATAAGCTTGCGACCTATGGTAAAAGTAAAATTGCATTTGTCATTGGAGGATCACTTGGACTTAGTGATGAAGTATTGAAGAGAAGTGATTTTGGGCTTTCGTTTTCTAAGATGACGTTTCCGCATCAGTTGATGAAATTGGTTTTGGTGGAGCAGGTTTATCGGAGTTTTAGGATTAATCGGGGGGAGCCTTATCATAAATAG
- a CDS encoding DASH family cryptochrome, with amino-acid sequence MDIAVVWFRNDLRTIDHQPLRRAIASGLPVVGVYVFDPEMMRETEYGFKKMEKFRAAFIRESVEDLRSELEELDIPLLVRTGDPAEVFGTLNEQYFIKCFYMHEEIGSEEQTAERRVREVLQAKVSIDHGHNLYDPEDLPFDSYSVPDTFSQFRKRIEKNDVLMRPPLSKPSAAAKSVEVDEGEIPSLSALGFDELDGPLRFRGGMSEGLKRVAHYFFETDQLRVYKETRNGMLKEDDSSKLSPWLAHGCLSPRMVMDEVRRYEDERVKNDSTYWLYFELLWRDYFHLVHRRYGDDLFAASGLRDRTPPWDRDETLESAWMNGKTGYPLVDAAMRELKATGFMSNRARQNVASFLTKNLGLDWRIGAAWFESLLIDYDVSSNYGNWLYQAGVGNDAIQFRAFNVVKQARDYDPKGDYLRTWLPELRRVPGARIFAPYEMNYEGQQAAGVVIGRHYPAPVVDLFASVERNKARFLDVMK; translated from the coding sequence ATGGATATTGCAGTTGTATGGTTCAGAAACGATCTGCGGACAATTGATCACCAGCCGCTCAGGCGCGCGATTGCAAGCGGCCTGCCGGTTGTTGGTGTATATGTATTTGACCCGGAGATGATGCGGGAAACTGAATATGGATTCAAGAAAATGGAGAAGTTTCGCGCTGCGTTTATCAGGGAGAGTGTGGAGGATCTGCGTAGTGAGCTGGAGGAACTCGACATTCCGCTTCTAGTACGCACTGGTGACCCGGCAGAGGTCTTCGGAACACTGAATGAGCAGTATTTTATAAAGTGCTTTTATATGCATGAAGAAATCGGCAGCGAGGAACAGACGGCTGAACGCCGCGTGCGTGAGGTGCTGCAGGCAAAGGTGTCGATTGATCACGGTCACAATTTGTACGACCCGGAGGATTTACCGTTTGACTCATACAGCGTGCCCGACACGTTTTCACAGTTCAGAAAGCGGATTGAAAAAAACGATGTGCTGATGCGCCCACCCCTTTCAAAACCATCAGCTGCTGCGAAAAGTGTGGAGGTGGATGAAGGAGAAATTCCATCTTTATCAGCGCTTGGGTTTGATGAGCTGGACGGGCCGCTTCGTTTTCGCGGCGGAATGAGTGAAGGACTGAAGCGGGTCGCGCATTACTTTTTTGAAACGGATCAGCTGCGCGTATATAAAGAAACGCGCAATGGCATGCTTAAAGAAGATGATTCATCCAAACTCTCCCCGTGGCTTGCACACGGCTGTCTGTCGCCGCGGATGGTCATGGATGAGGTGCGTCGCTATGAAGATGAGCGGGTAAAAAATGACTCGACGTACTGGCTGTATTTTGAGCTGCTGTGGCGCGATTATTTTCATCTGGTGCACAGGCGTTATGGCGATGATTTATTTGCTGCATCCGGCCTGCGCGACCGGACGCCGCCGTGGGATCGTGATGAGACGCTTGAGTCAGCGTGGATGAACGGTAAGACCGGGTATCCGCTTGTCGATGCTGCAATGCGGGAGCTGAAGGCAACCGGATTCATGTCAAACAGGGCAAGGCAGAATGTGGCAAGCTTCCTGACGAAAAATCTCGGTCTCGACTGGCGAATCGGCGCTGCATGGTTTGAGTCCCTGTTGATTGATTATGACGTGTCGAGCAATTACGGCAACTGGCTGTATCAGGCTGGTGTAGGCAATGATGCCATTCAGTTCCGAGCGTTCAATGTCGTGAAGCAGGCACGGGATTATGATCCAAAGGGTGATTATTTGCGGACGTGGCTGCCGGAGCTTAGGCGCGTGCCAGGAGCAAGAATATTTGCGCCTTATGAGATGAACTATGAGGGACAGCAGGCGGCAGGCGTTGTGATCGGGCGGCATTATCCGGCGCCGGTTGTTGATTTGTTTGCGTCGGTGGAGCGGAATAAGGCGCGGTTTTTGGATGTAATGAAGTGA